A DNA window from Vigna angularis cultivar LongXiaoDou No.4 chromosome 1, ASM1680809v1, whole genome shotgun sequence contains the following coding sequences:
- the LOC108341025 gene encoding dirigent protein 11, with product MNNPLNLTSNLFFFIFNLTILYAAYTFSTFQPKQTNLIFYVHDHFTGDHSTAITVAGKTGAVSNILNFGTVAIVDDPVTEGPNIDSRLIGRAQGMYINSQLDGKGLYMVFSVIFSGGEFKGSSLEIQGSDIFTMKEREFGVVSGTGYFRFVKGYGIMETEFMDIATLRATLKLNVTLKHY from the coding sequence ATGAACAATCCACTGAACCTAACTTCGaacctcttcttcttcatcttcaacttgACCATCCTATACGCAGCCTACACATTCTCCACATTCCAACCAAAGCAAACGAATCTCATATTCTACGTCCATGATCACTTCACCGGCGACCACTCCACGGCGATTACGGTAGCCGGAAAGACTGGAGCAGTCTCCAACATCCTAAACTTTGGCACTGTGGCGATCGTTGATGACCCAGTTACAGAAGGACCGAACATCGATTCAAGACTGATTGGTAGAGCTCAGGGTATGTACATAAATTCGCAACTTGATGGGAAAGGCTTGTACATGGTTTTCTCTGTGATCTTCAGCGGTGGGGAATTCAAAGGTAGCAGCTTGGAGATTCAGGGATCTGATATCTTCACAATGAAGGAAAGAGAGTTCGGAGTTGTGTCTGGCACTGGTTATTTCAGGTTTGTGAAAGGATACGGGATTATGGAAACTGAGTTCATGGATATAGCTACTCTTAGGGCCACTCTTAAACTCAATGTAACACTCAAACATTACTGA
- the LOC108322423 gene encoding ATP-citrate synthase beta chain protein 1, translated as MAAGQLFSRTTQALFYNYKQLPIQRMLDFDFLCGRETPSVAGIINPGSEGFQKLFFGQEEIAIPVHADIEAACAAHPTADVFINFASFRSAAASSMSALKQPTIRVIAIIAEGVPESDTKQLIAYARANNKVVIGPATVGGIQAGSFKIGDTAGTIENIIQCKLYRPGSVGFVSKSGGMSNELYNTIARVTDGIYEGIAIGGDVFPGSTLSDHVLRFNNIPQVKMIVVLGELGGRDEYSLVEALKQGKVTKPVVAWVSGTCARLFKSEVQFGHAGAKSGSDMESAQAKNQALKDAGAVVPTSYEAFEAAIKETYDKLVGEGKIAPIKEFTPPPIPEDLNIAIKSGKVRSPTHIISTISDDRGEEPCYAGVPMSTIIENGYGVGDVISLLWFKRSLPRYCTQFIEICIMLCADHGPCVSGAHNSIVTARAGKDLVSCLVSGLLTIGPRFGGAIDDAARYFKDAYDRNLTPYEFVESMKKKGIRVPGIGHRIKNRDNKDKRVELLQKFARTHFPSVKYMEYAVEVENYTLTKANNLVLNVDGAIGSLFLDLLAGSGMFTKQEVDEIVGIGYLNGLFVLARSIGLIGHTFDQKRLKQPLYRHPWEDVLYTK; from the exons ATGGCCGCTGGACAACTATTCTCGCGTACTACACAAGCTTTGTTTTACAACTACAAGCAACTTCCCATCCAACGGATGCTTGACTTTGACTTTCTTTGTG GTAGAGAAACACCATCAGTTGCTGGAATTATTAATCCTGGTTCGGAGGGATTTCAAAAACTCTTTTTTGGTCAGGAGGAAATTGCAATCCCAGTTCATGCTGA TATTGAAGCAGCTTGTGCTGCACACCCTACTGCTGATGTGTTCATCAATTTTGCATCGTTTAGAAG TGCGGCTGCATCATCCATGTCTGCTTTAAAGCAGCCGACAATTAGAGTTATTGCTATTATTGCTGAAGGCGTCCCTGAGTCAGACACTAAGCAATTGATAGCGTATGCTCGGGCAAACAATAAG GTTGTTATTGGTCCAGCCACTGTCGGAGGAATTCAAGCTGGTAGTTTTAAGATAGGTGACACTGCTGGAACAATTGAGAACATAATTCAGTGCAAGCTCTACCGGCCTGGATCTGTTGGATTTGTTTCTAAATCT GGTGGGATGTCAAATGAATTATACAACACTATTGCCCGTGTGACTGATGGAATTTATGAAG GCATTGCCATTGGCGGAGATGTTTTCCCAGGTTCCACACTCTCTGACCATGTTTTGCGGTTTAACAACATACCAcag GTTAAAATGATAGTAGTACTTGGTGAGCTTGGTGGGCGAGATGAGTATTCTCTGGTGGAAGCCCTAAAACAAGGGAAAGTGACAAAGCCAGTCGTTGCCTGGGTTAGCGGAACCTGTGCAAGACTCTTCAAATCTGAAGTACAATTTGGTCATGCT ggAGCAAAAAGTGGCAGTGACATGGAGTCTGCTCAAGCAAAGAATCAGGCACTAAAAGACGCTGGAGCTGTTGTTCCCACTTCATATGAGGCTTTTGAAGCTGCAATAAAGGAAACATATGACAAATTG GTTGGAGAAGGTAAGATCGCACCTATTAAAGAGTTTACTCCTCCACCAATTCCTGAGGACCTTAACATTGCAATTAAGAGTGGAAAAGTACGTTCTCCAACTCACATTATTTCCACCATCTCTGATGACAGAG GTGAGGAGCCCTGCTATGCTGGTGTACCCATGTCTACCATTATTGAAAATGGTTATGGTGTGGGGGATGTTATCTCTCTTTTGTGGTTCAAACGTAGCCTTCCCCGTTACTGTACTCAATTTATTGAG ATATGTATCATGCTGTGTGCTGACCACGGTCCTTGTGTCTCTGGTGCTCACAATTCTATAGTAACAGCAAGGGCTGGAAAAGACCTTGTCTCCTGTCTTGTATCGG GCTTGCTTACAATTGGTCCTCGATTTGGGGGTGCCATTGATGATGCTGCTCGGTATTTCAAGGATGCTTATGACAGG AATCTTACACCTTATGAATTTGTTGAAAGTATGAAGAAGAAGGGCATCCGTGTTCCTGGAATAGGGCACAG AATCAAGAATAGGGATAACAAAGATAAGAGAGTCGAGCTGCTACAAAAGTTTGCACGCACACATTTTCCATCTGTGAAATACATGGAGTATGCTGTTGAAGTTGAAAACTACACCCTCACCAAGGCAAATAATCTAGTTTTAAACGTCGATGGTGCAATTGGGTCGCTTTTCTTGGATCTCCTAGCTGGTAGCGGAATGTTCACCAAACAAGAGGTTGACGAAATTGTGGGAATTGGCTATCTGAATGGGCTTTTTGTTTTGGCACGCTCCATTGGTCTGATAGG GCATACCTTTGACCAAAAGAGATTGAAACAGCCACTCTACCGCCATCCATGGGAAGATGTTCTGTACACAAAATGA
- the LOC108346984 gene encoding serine/threonine-protein kinase STY8 isoform X1 — MGTPPPDELVKKIQQLEEGHAHLKQEMSKLKLSDVRHGHRQRSHSVSPQRSRLGAPPRRRTDAPAAAWKRGSCSFKQSSPLQRESRGGGDPQIHGGGGGGGGEGEGEGATPRRGPSAVNFTERQYLNILQSMGQSVHILDLNCRIIYWNRSAENLYGYTAEEALGRDGIELLVDPRDLGMANDTVNRVMMGENWTGQFPVKNKMGEKFIAVATNTPFYDDDGSLVGIICVSCDSRPFLEMKVPMSGVRNTELELDSGGTRSRSSITNKLGIDTQQPLQVALASKISNLASKVSNKVKSRIWTGENNVDREVGSGESHHSEHSLSESVLSDQREDANSSGASTPRGEVAPSHFGVLSHVEEKSQGKSSRGSGDESEGKSIHKIIPAKAEAWIQRKTLSWPWRTKDREGSDGSEGTNVRVTGPWRQNDRENESVNQKILSSSLKQESQGGESNRPNNSEVSGSWSSFNVNSTSSASSCGSAGSCAVNNKVDVDTDCLDYEILWEDLTIGEQIGQGSCGTVYHALWYGSDVAVKVFSKQEYSDDVILSFRQEVSVMKRLRHPNILLFMGAVTSPQRLCIVTEFLPRGSLCRLLHRNTSKLDWRRRVHMALDIARGVNYLHHSNPPIIHRDLKSSNLLVDKNWTVKVGDFGLSRVKHETYLTTKTGRGTPQWMAPEVLRNEPSDEKSDVYSFGVILWEIATEKIPWDNLNSMQVIGAVGFMNQRLEIPKNVDPRWASIIESCWHTDPACRPTFPELLERLRELQKQYAIQFQATRSASKESTQKES, encoded by the exons ATGGGAACTCCACCACCGGATGAACTCGTGAAGAAGATCCAACAGTTAGAAGAAGGACACGCGCACTTGAAGCAAGAAATGTCAAAGCTCAAACTCTCCGATGTGAGGCATGGACATCGCCAGAGGTCGCACTCCGTCTCTCCGCAGCGTTCCAGATTGGGCGCTCCGCCGAGGAGGCGGACTGATGCGCCGGCAGCTGCGTGGAAGAGAGGTTCGTGTTCCTTCAAACAATCCTCGCCGCTGCAGAGAGAGAGCCGCGGCGGCGGCGATCCTCAAATTCACGGCGGCGGcggaggaggtggaggagaaggagaaggagaaggtgcTACTCCGCGCCGTGGCCCTTCCGCCGTGAATTTCACTGAACGGCAGTATCTTAATATTTTGCAGTCAATGGGACAGTCTGTTCATATATTGGATCTTAACTGTCGCATAATATACTG GAACCGTAGTGCGGAAAATCTGTATGGTTATACTGCAGAGGAAGCTTTAGGGCGGGATGGGATTGAGCTGCTTGTAGACCCTAGGGATTTGGGCATGGCCAATGATACAGTTAACCGTGTAATGATGGGAGAGAACTGGACGGGGCAATTTCCGGTCAAGAATAAGATGGGAGAGAAGTTCATAGCTGTAGCGACTAATACACCTTTCTATGATGATGATGGAAGCTTAGTTGGGATAATTTGTGTCTCTTGTGATTCACGGCCTTTTCTTGAAATGAAAGTTCCGATGTCTGGTGTAAGGAACACTGAGTTAGAATTGGACTCGGGCGGAACTCGATCTAGAAGTAGCATTACGAATAAACTTGGCATTGATACTCAGCAGCCACTTCAAGTTGCTCTTGCGTCgaaaatttcaaatttg GCTTCAAAGGTGAGTAACAAAGTAAAGTCAAGGATCTGGACGGGAGAAAATAATGTGGATCGTGAAGTTGGAAGTGGTGAAAGTCATCATTCTGAGCATAGTTTGTCGGAATCTGTTCTTTCGGACCAGAGAGAGGATGCTAATTCCAGTGGAGCTAGCACCCCCAGAGGTGAGGTGGCACCGTCCCATTTTGGTGTGCTTTCTCACGTCGAAGAAAAATCCCAGGGAAAATCTTCGAGAGGGTCTGGTGACGAGAGTGAAGGAAAATCTATTCACAAAATCATACCTGCTAAGGCTGAAGCCTGGATTCAAAGGAAAACATTATCATGGCCATGGAGAACAAAGGACCGAGAAGGTTCAGATGGATCAGAGGGAACCAATGTTCGAGTTACTGGGCCCTGGAGACAGAATGATCGAGAAAATGAATCAGTTAATCAGAAGATTCTGTCTTCTAGCTTGAAGCAAGAAAGCCAGGGAGGTGAAAGTAATCGCCCTAATAACAGTGAAGTTTCAGGATCCTGGTCCTCCTTTAATGTTAACAGCACAAGCAGTGCCAGCAGCTGTGGGAGTGCTGGCAGTTGTGCTGTCAATAATAAAGTGGATGTGGACACTGATTGCTTGGATTATGAAATTTTGTGGGAGGACCTGACAATTGGAGAACAAATTGGGCAAG GTTCTTGTGGAACTGTATATCATGCTCTGTGGTATGGATCA GATGTTGCCGTTAAAGTTTTCTCAAAGCAAGAATATTCAGATGATGTGATATTGTCCTTCAGACAAGAG GTGTCTGTAATGAAAAGACTTCGACACCCAAATATTCTTCTCTTTATGGGGGCCGTGACTTCACCTCAACGTCTCTGCATCGTGACAGAGTTTCTCCCACG TGGAAGCTTGTGCCGCTTGTTACACAGAAACACTTCTAAACTTGACTGGAGACGGCGAGTTCATATGGCCTTGGATATT GCACGGGGCGTAAATTATCTTCATCATTCTAACCCACCTATCATCCACAGAGATCTGAAGTCTTCAAATCTTCTAGTTGATAAGAACTGGACTGTGAAG GTTGGTGATTTTGGTCTTTCACGAGTTAAGCATGAAACATATCTCACAACTAAGACTGGCAGGGGCACG CCCCAATGGATGGCACCCGAAGTTCTTCGTAATGAACCCTCCGATGAGAA ATCTGACGTTTACAGCTTTGGAGTGATACTATGGGAAATTGCAACTGAAAAGATACCTTGGGATAATCTCAACTCAATGCAG GTGATTGGCGCTGTAGGATTCATGAATCAACGGCTAGAAATTCCAAAAAATGTCGATCCACGGTGGGCTTCTATAATTGAGAGCTGCTGGCACAC CGATCCAGCATGCCGGCCAACGTTCCCGGAACTGCTTGAAAGGCTTAGAGAGCTGCAAAAACAGTATGCCATCCAGTTCCAGGCAACACGATCCGCCAGCAAGGAAAGCACCCAAAAGGAGTCGTAG
- the LOC108346984 gene encoding uncharacterized protein LOC108346984 isoform X2 — translation MGTPPPDELVKKIQQLEEGHAHLKQEMSKLKLSDVRHGHRQRSHSVSPQRSRLGAPPRRRTDAPAAAWKRGSCSFKQSSPLQRESRGGGDPQIHGGGGGGGGEGEGEGATPRRGPSAVNFTERQYLNILQSMGQSVHILDLNCRIIYWNRSAENLYGYTAEEALGRDGIELLVDPRDLGMANDTVNRVMMGENWTGQFPVKNKMGEKFIAVATNTPFYDDDGSLVGIICVSCDSRPFLEMKVPMSGVRNTELELDSGGTRSRSSITNKLGIDTQQPLQVALASKISNLASKVSNKVKSRIWTGENNVDREVGSGESHHSEHSLSESVLSDQREDANSSGASTPRGEVAPSHFGVLSHVEEKSQGKSSRGSGDESEGKSIHKIIPAKAEAWIQRKTLSWPWRTKDREGSDGSEGTNVRVTGPWRQNDRENESVNQKILSSSLKQESQGGESNRPNNSEVSGSWSSFNVNSTSSASSCGSAGSCAVNNKVDVDTDCLDYEILWEDLTIGEQIGQGSCGTVYHALWYGSDVAVKVFSKQEYSDDVILSFRQEVSVMKRLRHPNILLFMGAVTSPQRLCIVTEFLPRGSLCRLLHRNTSKLDWRRRVHMALDIARGVNYLHHSNPPIIHRDLKSSNLLVDKNWTVKVGDFGLSRVKHETYLTTKTGRGTPQWMAPEVLRNEPSDEKL, via the exons ATGGGAACTCCACCACCGGATGAACTCGTGAAGAAGATCCAACAGTTAGAAGAAGGACACGCGCACTTGAAGCAAGAAATGTCAAAGCTCAAACTCTCCGATGTGAGGCATGGACATCGCCAGAGGTCGCACTCCGTCTCTCCGCAGCGTTCCAGATTGGGCGCTCCGCCGAGGAGGCGGACTGATGCGCCGGCAGCTGCGTGGAAGAGAGGTTCGTGTTCCTTCAAACAATCCTCGCCGCTGCAGAGAGAGAGCCGCGGCGGCGGCGATCCTCAAATTCACGGCGGCGGcggaggaggtggaggagaaggagaaggagaaggtgcTACTCCGCGCCGTGGCCCTTCCGCCGTGAATTTCACTGAACGGCAGTATCTTAATATTTTGCAGTCAATGGGACAGTCTGTTCATATATTGGATCTTAACTGTCGCATAATATACTG GAACCGTAGTGCGGAAAATCTGTATGGTTATACTGCAGAGGAAGCTTTAGGGCGGGATGGGATTGAGCTGCTTGTAGACCCTAGGGATTTGGGCATGGCCAATGATACAGTTAACCGTGTAATGATGGGAGAGAACTGGACGGGGCAATTTCCGGTCAAGAATAAGATGGGAGAGAAGTTCATAGCTGTAGCGACTAATACACCTTTCTATGATGATGATGGAAGCTTAGTTGGGATAATTTGTGTCTCTTGTGATTCACGGCCTTTTCTTGAAATGAAAGTTCCGATGTCTGGTGTAAGGAACACTGAGTTAGAATTGGACTCGGGCGGAACTCGATCTAGAAGTAGCATTACGAATAAACTTGGCATTGATACTCAGCAGCCACTTCAAGTTGCTCTTGCGTCgaaaatttcaaatttg GCTTCAAAGGTGAGTAACAAAGTAAAGTCAAGGATCTGGACGGGAGAAAATAATGTGGATCGTGAAGTTGGAAGTGGTGAAAGTCATCATTCTGAGCATAGTTTGTCGGAATCTGTTCTTTCGGACCAGAGAGAGGATGCTAATTCCAGTGGAGCTAGCACCCCCAGAGGTGAGGTGGCACCGTCCCATTTTGGTGTGCTTTCTCACGTCGAAGAAAAATCCCAGGGAAAATCTTCGAGAGGGTCTGGTGACGAGAGTGAAGGAAAATCTATTCACAAAATCATACCTGCTAAGGCTGAAGCCTGGATTCAAAGGAAAACATTATCATGGCCATGGAGAACAAAGGACCGAGAAGGTTCAGATGGATCAGAGGGAACCAATGTTCGAGTTACTGGGCCCTGGAGACAGAATGATCGAGAAAATGAATCAGTTAATCAGAAGATTCTGTCTTCTAGCTTGAAGCAAGAAAGCCAGGGAGGTGAAAGTAATCGCCCTAATAACAGTGAAGTTTCAGGATCCTGGTCCTCCTTTAATGTTAACAGCACAAGCAGTGCCAGCAGCTGTGGGAGTGCTGGCAGTTGTGCTGTCAATAATAAAGTGGATGTGGACACTGATTGCTTGGATTATGAAATTTTGTGGGAGGACCTGACAATTGGAGAACAAATTGGGCAAG GTTCTTGTGGAACTGTATATCATGCTCTGTGGTATGGATCA GATGTTGCCGTTAAAGTTTTCTCAAAGCAAGAATATTCAGATGATGTGATATTGTCCTTCAGACAAGAG GTGTCTGTAATGAAAAGACTTCGACACCCAAATATTCTTCTCTTTATGGGGGCCGTGACTTCACCTCAACGTCTCTGCATCGTGACAGAGTTTCTCCCACG TGGAAGCTTGTGCCGCTTGTTACACAGAAACACTTCTAAACTTGACTGGAGACGGCGAGTTCATATGGCCTTGGATATT GCACGGGGCGTAAATTATCTTCATCATTCTAACCCACCTATCATCCACAGAGATCTGAAGTCTTCAAATCTTCTAGTTGATAAGAACTGGACTGTGAAG GTTGGTGATTTTGGTCTTTCACGAGTTAAGCATGAAACATATCTCACAACTAAGACTGGCAGGGGCACG CCCCAATGGATGGCACCCGAAGTTCTTCGTAATGAACCCTCCGATGAGAA aCTTTGA
- the LOC108333390 gene encoding uncharacterized protein LOC108333390 isoform X1 — translation MEGAEDGIERVVDSKDMQQQTKAFDKLTDRVEDRQLDSSRVQEAMASIAASAEADWQAMRLREKELAAVKINAADVDIIANELEFCFFSFMHQIDQLELNEWLRWHTIGSSVLDPWIIYA, via the exons ATGGAAGGTGCAGAGGATGGGATAGAGAGGGTGGTGGACTCAAAGGACATGCAGCAGCAGACCAAAGCTTTCGACAAGCTCACTGACCGTGTCGAGGATCGCCAACTCGATTCCTCTCGCGTTCAAGAg GCCATGGCATCAATTGCTGCATCCGCGGAAGCTGATTGGCAAGCCATGCGTTTGAG GGAGAAAGAATTAGCTGCTGTTAAGATAAATGCCGCCGATGTTGATATTATCGCTAATGAATTAGAG TtctgttttttctctttcatgCATCAAATTGACCAATTGGAACTAAACGAATGGCTAAGATGGCATACGATAGGATCTTCAGTTCTTGATCCTTGGATCATCTATGCATAG
- the LOC108333390 gene encoding uncharacterized protein LOC108333390 isoform X2: MEGAEDGIERVVDSKDMQQQTKAFDKLTDRVEDRQLDSSRVQEAMASIAASAEADWQAMRLREKELAAVKINAADVDIIANELELDKKVAERTLREHKGDAVAAIRHLLR; the protein is encoded by the exons ATGGAAGGTGCAGAGGATGGGATAGAGAGGGTGGTGGACTCAAAGGACATGCAGCAGCAGACCAAAGCTTTCGACAAGCTCACTGACCGTGTCGAGGATCGCCAACTCGATTCCTCTCGCGTTCAAGAg GCCATGGCATCAATTGCTGCATCCGCGGAAGCTGATTGGCAAGCCATGCGTTTGAG GGAGAAAGAATTAGCTGCTGTTAAGATAAATGCCGCCGATGTTGATATTATCGCTAATGAATTAGAG cTGGATAAAAAGGTTGCTGAAAGAACCTTACGCGAGCATAAAGGTGATGCTGTTGCTGCAATCCGGCACTTGCTTCGCTAG